From a single Gavia stellata isolate bGavSte3 chromosome 15, bGavSte3.hap2, whole genome shotgun sequence genomic region:
- the SLC22A31 gene encoding putative solute carrier family 22 member 31 translates to MAAGGWRPRGRRAAGGWAPCAALALGWALGWALGAAPPHRCRPDAALLPPPLRRLAGAALLRAAVPRLRGGWSPCQLYRYRPAGGPRPNGTGPCTRGWHYALPAAGLRSNLVTQWDLVCASRWKVPLEQTTHLLGWTLGSVAAGVACDRFGRRPAFVVSLVLAVPLGLGVALAVDFVMVLVARLLFGAALAGAFLSLYVARLELCDPPHRLGVTMVAGFFWIAGELLLPGLAVLCRDWRVLQGAVTMILALLAACWWCPALLLESPRWLLATRQLERARKTLQALAESGGCGSDDGSCHQENLLAELESLSEGSPQPRYHAVCEIFGTRVIWKNGVILGFAAFIGSGIRHCFTRNLAPHLPRFFSSYFVLVGTEAAACLFVCLTAERFGRRAVLLLCTVLTGISSLLLLALTQYLLDLIVLTLSVVGITASHAVTMLSIFFASEVLPTVVRGAGLGLVVGASFVGKAAAPITAIPNSRGFFLHHVVFASFAILAVLSIMLLPESQGRSLPQSLQDGESQRRPPLFHRPPREDHLPLLAPHGIPHDYSRLAASTKRMLGSPAAPRET, encoded by the exons atggcggcgggggggtggcggccgcggggccggcgggcggcgggggggtgggcGCCGTGCGCGGCGCTGGCGCTGGGGTGGGCGCTGGGGTGGGCGCTGGGCGCGGCACCGCCCCACCGCTGCCGCCCCGACGccgcgctgctgccgccgccgctgcgccGCCTGGCGGGGGCCGCGCTGCTCCGCGCCGCCGTCCCGCGCCTCCGCGGCGGCTGGAGCCCCTGCCAGCTCTACCGCTACCGGCCCGCCGGCGGCCCCCGCCCCAACGGCACCGGGCCCTGCACCCGCGGCTGGCACTacgccctgcccgccgccggccTCCGCTCCAACCTCGTCACCCAG TGGGACCTGGTGTGTGCCTCGCGCTGGAAGGTGCCCCTGGAGCAGACCACGCACTTGCTGGGCTGGACGCTGGGCAGCGTCGCCGCCGGCGTGGCCTGTGACAG GTTCGGCCGCCGGCCGGCCTTCGTGGTGTCCCTGGTGCTGGCGGTGCCGCTGGGCCTCGGCGTGGCACTGGCCGTGGACTTCGTCATGGTCCTCGTGGCACGGCTGCTCTTCGGTGCCGCGCTGGCGGGCGCCTTCCTGTCCCTCTACGTGGCCC ggctggagctgtgcGACCCCCCGCACCGGCTGGGGGTGACGATGGTGGCCGGCTTCTTCTGGATCGCCGGGGAGCTACTGCTGCCGGGGCTGGCCGTGCTGTGCCGGGACTGGcgggtgctgcagggtgccGTCACCATGATCCTGGCtctgctggctgcctgctggTG GTGCCCGGCGCTGCTGCTGGAGTCGCCGCGCTGGCTGCTGGCCACgcggcagctggagagggcCAGGAAGACTCTCCAGGCGCTGGCCGAAAGCGGCGGCTGCGGATCCGATGACGGCTCCTGCCATCAGGAGAACCTCCTCGCGG aGCTGGAGTCCCTGTCTGAgggctccccgcagccccggtACCACGCCGTCTGCGAGATCTTCGGCACCAGGGTCATCTGGAAGAACGGCGTCATCCTCGGCTTCGCGGC GTTCATCGGCTCCGGCATCCGCCACTGCTTCACCCGCAACCTGGCCCCCCACCTGCCCCGCTTCTTCTCCTCCTACTTCGTGCTGGTGGGCACCGAGGCTGCCGCCTGCCTCTTCGTCTGCCTGACGGCCGAGCGCTTCGGGCGCCGCGCCGTCCTCCTGCTCTGCACCGTCCTCACCGgcatctcctccctcctgctgctggccctCACCCAGT ACCTGCTGGACCTCATCGTCCTGACCCTCTCCGTGGTGGGCATCACCGCCTCCCACGCCGTCACCATGCTCAGCATCTTCTTCGCCAGCGAGGTCCTCCCCACCGTGGTCAG GGGCGCCGGGCTGGGCCTCGTCGTGGGGGCCAGCTTCGTGGGCAAGGCGGCCGCCCCCATCACCGCCATCCCCAACAGCCGCGGCTTCTTCCTGCACCACGTCGTCTTCGCCTCCTTCGCCATCCTCGCCGTCCTCAGCATCATGCTGCTGCCGGAGAGCCAGGGCCGCAGCCTGCCCCAGTCCCTGCAGGACGGCGAGAGCCAGCGCCGGCCCCCCCTTTTCCACCGGCCCCCCCGTGAGGACCACCTGCCCCTGCTCGCGCCCCACGGCATCCCCCATGACTACTCCCGCCTCGCCGCCTCCACCAAGAGGATGCTGGGctccccggccgccccccgcgaGACGTag